Proteins encoded within one genomic window of Cucumis sativus cultivar 9930 chromosome 3, Cucumber_9930_V3, whole genome shotgun sequence:
- the LOC101210938 gene encoding elongator complex protein 5 isoform X4: MAESICRALRDGALQGELAPALTIKDNINSPFGFHAFSHVLTQLSSNILADPLGWKQRFMEGENVSNVDQEVSNLSHLCTNVGDMDKLFSSIIALGKAGFVGEGTVRFCVAVDSVTNMLRHSSISALAGLLSSLRSNDSVSSTLWLVHEDLHEEKVIAAFEYMSSIVATLEALTPSPYVSRSNMDNSYLEHRSTKGRFHVRMKRRNGRVRVISEDFNVEQSGIKFTSISSEDAVINQSLIPKVQFNLQLSEKERNDRARVVLPFEHQGTGKPIQIYDGRRSFSESKDDNTPLMTNEKGNDDGSGKGEIVYFRDSDDEMPDSDEDPDDDLDI, from the exons ATGGCGGAATCTATTTGCAGAGCACTTAGAGACGGTGCATTACAGGGAGAGCTCGCCCCTGCTCTCACCATAAAGGACAACATCAATTCCCCATTTGGGTTTCATGCATTTTCCCATGTTCTGACGCAGCTCTCGAGCAATATTTTGGCTG ATCCTCTTGGTTGGAAACAACGGTTTATGGAGGGTGAAAACGTTTCAAATGTTGACCaagaagtttcaaatttatctcATCTTTGTACAAATGTGGGGGATATGGATAAacttttctcttcaattattGCACTCGGAAAAG CAGGATTTGTTGGAGAAGGAACTGTACGCTTTTGTGTCGCCGTAGACTCT GTAACCAACATGTTGAGACATTCATCTATATCAGCACTTGCAGGTCTGTTAAGCAGCCTTCGGAGCAATG ATTCGGTTTCAAGTACATTGTGGTTGGTACATGAAGACCTTCATGAGGAAAAGGTTATAGCTGCTTTTGAATATATGTCCTCCATAGTGGCAACACTTGAGGCATTAACTCCGTCGCCATATGTGAGCAGAAGCAATATGGACAATTCCTATCTTGAACACAGATCTACAAAAGGGAGGTTTCATGTGCGGATGAAACGAAGAAATGGACGTGTTCGAGTCATT TCCGAAGATTTTAATGTCGAGCAATCAGGCATCAAATTTACATCCATTTCATCTGAAGATGCAGTCATCAATCAAAGCCTTATACCGAAG GTGCAGTTCAATCTTCAGTTGTCAGAGAAAGAGCGAAATGACAGGGCCAGAGTTGTTCTTCCTTTTGAGCATCAAG GAACTGGTAAACCGATACAAATATACGATGGTCGACGATCTTTTTCTGAAAGCAAAGATGACAATACACCTCTCATGACCAATGAGAAAGGCAATGACGATGGATCAGGAAAGGGTGAGATCGTATATTTCCGCGATTCAGATGATGAGATGCCAGATTCTGATGAGGACCCGGACGATGATTTAGACATATAA
- the LOC101210938 gene encoding elongator complex protein 5 isoform X2: MAESICRALRDGALQGELAPALTIKDNINSPFGFHAFSHVLTQLSSNILAGKSQSRGLVLLSFSRSPAYYVQLLKKRGLDVGSSAKWIQILDCYTDPLGWKQRFMEGENVSNVDQEVSNLSHLCTNVGDMDKLFSSIIALGKGFVGEGTVRFCVAVDSVTNMLRHSSISALAGLLSSLRSNDSVSSTLWLVHEDLHEEKVIAAFEYMSSIVATLEALTPSPYVSRSNMDNSYLEHRSTKGRFHVRMKRRNGRVRVISEDFNVEQSGIKFTSISSEDAVINQSLIPKVQFNLQLSEKERNDRARVVLPFEHQGTGKPIQIYDGRRSFSESKDDNTPLMTNEKGNDDGSGKGEIVYFRDSDDEMPDSDEDPDDDLDI, translated from the exons ATGGCGGAATCTATTTGCAGAGCACTTAGAGACGGTGCATTACAGGGAGAGCTCGCCCCTGCTCTCACCATAAAGGACAACATCAATTCCCCATTTGGGTTTCATGCATTTTCCCATGTTCTGACGCAGCTCTCGAGCAATATTTTGGCTGGTAAATCGCAGTCTCG AGGCCTCGTTCTACTTTCGTTCTCTCGAAGTCCGGCGTATTATGTCCAGCTCTTGAAGAAGAGGGGGCTGGATGTTGGGTCGTCTGCTAAATG gattcaaattttggacTGTTATACAGATCCTCTTGGTTGGAAACAACGGTTTATGGAGGGTGAAAACGTTTCAAATGTTGACCaagaagtttcaaatttatctcATCTTTGTACAAATGTGGGGGATATGGATAAacttttctcttcaattattGCACTCGGAAAAG GATTTGTTGGAGAAGGAACTGTACGCTTTTGTGTCGCCGTAGACTCT GTAACCAACATGTTGAGACATTCATCTATATCAGCACTTGCAGGTCTGTTAAGCAGCCTTCGGAGCAATG ATTCGGTTTCAAGTACATTGTGGTTGGTACATGAAGACCTTCATGAGGAAAAGGTTATAGCTGCTTTTGAATATATGTCCTCCATAGTGGCAACACTTGAGGCATTAACTCCGTCGCCATATGTGAGCAGAAGCAATATGGACAATTCCTATCTTGAACACAGATCTACAAAAGGGAGGTTTCATGTGCGGATGAAACGAAGAAATGGACGTGTTCGAGTCATT TCCGAAGATTTTAATGTCGAGCAATCAGGCATCAAATTTACATCCATTTCATCTGAAGATGCAGTCATCAATCAAAGCCTTATACCGAAG GTGCAGTTCAATCTTCAGTTGTCAGAGAAAGAGCGAAATGACAGGGCCAGAGTTGTTCTTCCTTTTGAGCATCAAG GAACTGGTAAACCGATACAAATATACGATGGTCGACGATCTTTTTCTGAAAGCAAAGATGACAATACACCTCTCATGACCAATGAGAAAGGCAATGACGATGGATCAGGAAAGGGTGAGATCGTATATTTCCGCGATTCAGATGATGAGATGCCAGATTCTGATGAGGACCCGGACGATGATTTAGACATATAA
- the LOC101210938 gene encoding elongator complex protein 5 isoform X3, with amino-acid sequence MAESICRALRDGALQGELAPALTIKDNINSPFGFHAFSHVLTQLSSNILAGLVLLSFSRSPAYYVQLLKKRGLDVGSSAKWIQILDCYTDPLGWKQRFMEGENVSNVDQEVSNLSHLCTNVGDMDKLFSSIIALGKAGFVGEGTVRFCVAVDSVTNMLRHSSISALAGLLSSLRSNDSVSSTLWLVHEDLHEEKVIAAFEYMSSIVATLEALTPSPYVSRSNMDNSYLEHRSTKGRFHVRMKRRNGRVRVISEDFNVEQSGIKFTSISSEDAVINQSLIPKVQFNLQLSEKERNDRARVVLPFEHQGTGKPIQIYDGRRSFSESKDDNTPLMTNEKGNDDGSGKGEIVYFRDSDDEMPDSDEDPDDDLDI; translated from the exons ATGGCGGAATCTATTTGCAGAGCACTTAGAGACGGTGCATTACAGGGAGAGCTCGCCCCTGCTCTCACCATAAAGGACAACATCAATTCCCCATTTGGGTTTCATGCATTTTCCCATGTTCTGACGCAGCTCTCGAGCAATATTTTGGCTG GCCTCGTTCTACTTTCGTTCTCTCGAAGTCCGGCGTATTATGTCCAGCTCTTGAAGAAGAGGGGGCTGGATGTTGGGTCGTCTGCTAAATG gattcaaattttggacTGTTATACAGATCCTCTTGGTTGGAAACAACGGTTTATGGAGGGTGAAAACGTTTCAAATGTTGACCaagaagtttcaaatttatctcATCTTTGTACAAATGTGGGGGATATGGATAAacttttctcttcaattattGCACTCGGAAAAG CAGGATTTGTTGGAGAAGGAACTGTACGCTTTTGTGTCGCCGTAGACTCT GTAACCAACATGTTGAGACATTCATCTATATCAGCACTTGCAGGTCTGTTAAGCAGCCTTCGGAGCAATG ATTCGGTTTCAAGTACATTGTGGTTGGTACATGAAGACCTTCATGAGGAAAAGGTTATAGCTGCTTTTGAATATATGTCCTCCATAGTGGCAACACTTGAGGCATTAACTCCGTCGCCATATGTGAGCAGAAGCAATATGGACAATTCCTATCTTGAACACAGATCTACAAAAGGGAGGTTTCATGTGCGGATGAAACGAAGAAATGGACGTGTTCGAGTCATT TCCGAAGATTTTAATGTCGAGCAATCAGGCATCAAATTTACATCCATTTCATCTGAAGATGCAGTCATCAATCAAAGCCTTATACCGAAG GTGCAGTTCAATCTTCAGTTGTCAGAGAAAGAGCGAAATGACAGGGCCAGAGTTGTTCTTCCTTTTGAGCATCAAG GAACTGGTAAACCGATACAAATATACGATGGTCGACGATCTTTTTCTGAAAGCAAAGATGACAATACACCTCTCATGACCAATGAGAAAGGCAATGACGATGGATCAGGAAAGGGTGAGATCGTATATTTCCGCGATTCAGATGATGAGATGCCAGATTCTGATGAGGACCCGGACGATGATTTAGACATATAA
- the LOC101210938 gene encoding elongator complex protein 5 isoform X1, translating into MAESICRALRDGALQGELAPALTIKDNINSPFGFHAFSHVLTQLSSNILAGKSQSRGLVLLSFSRSPAYYVQLLKKRGLDVGSSAKWIQILDCYTDPLGWKQRFMEGENVSNVDQEVSNLSHLCTNVGDMDKLFSSIIALGKAGFVGEGTVRFCVAVDSVTNMLRHSSISALAGLLSSLRSNDSVSSTLWLVHEDLHEEKVIAAFEYMSSIVATLEALTPSPYVSRSNMDNSYLEHRSTKGRFHVRMKRRNGRVRVISEDFNVEQSGIKFTSISSEDAVINQSLIPKVQFNLQLSEKERNDRARVVLPFEHQGTGKPIQIYDGRRSFSESKDDNTPLMTNEKGNDDGSGKGEIVYFRDSDDEMPDSDEDPDDDLDI; encoded by the exons ATGGCGGAATCTATTTGCAGAGCACTTAGAGACGGTGCATTACAGGGAGAGCTCGCCCCTGCTCTCACCATAAAGGACAACATCAATTCCCCATTTGGGTTTCATGCATTTTCCCATGTTCTGACGCAGCTCTCGAGCAATATTTTGGCTGGTAAATCGCAGTCTCG AGGCCTCGTTCTACTTTCGTTCTCTCGAAGTCCGGCGTATTATGTCCAGCTCTTGAAGAAGAGGGGGCTGGATGTTGGGTCGTCTGCTAAATG gattcaaattttggacTGTTATACAGATCCTCTTGGTTGGAAACAACGGTTTATGGAGGGTGAAAACGTTTCAAATGTTGACCaagaagtttcaaatttatctcATCTTTGTACAAATGTGGGGGATATGGATAAacttttctcttcaattattGCACTCGGAAAAG CAGGATTTGTTGGAGAAGGAACTGTACGCTTTTGTGTCGCCGTAGACTCT GTAACCAACATGTTGAGACATTCATCTATATCAGCACTTGCAGGTCTGTTAAGCAGCCTTCGGAGCAATG ATTCGGTTTCAAGTACATTGTGGTTGGTACATGAAGACCTTCATGAGGAAAAGGTTATAGCTGCTTTTGAATATATGTCCTCCATAGTGGCAACACTTGAGGCATTAACTCCGTCGCCATATGTGAGCAGAAGCAATATGGACAATTCCTATCTTGAACACAGATCTACAAAAGGGAGGTTTCATGTGCGGATGAAACGAAGAAATGGACGTGTTCGAGTCATT TCCGAAGATTTTAATGTCGAGCAATCAGGCATCAAATTTACATCCATTTCATCTGAAGATGCAGTCATCAATCAAAGCCTTATACCGAAG GTGCAGTTCAATCTTCAGTTGTCAGAGAAAGAGCGAAATGACAGGGCCAGAGTTGTTCTTCCTTTTGAGCATCAAG GAACTGGTAAACCGATACAAATATACGATGGTCGACGATCTTTTTCTGAAAGCAAAGATGACAATACACCTCTCATGACCAATGAGAAAGGCAATGACGATGGATCAGGAAAGGGTGAGATCGTATATTTCCGCGATTCAGATGATGAGATGCCAGATTCTGATGAGGACCCGGACGATGATTTAGACATATAA